In Pannonibacter sp. XCT-53, the sequence CCTGTCCGCAGGCGACCAGATCGTCAGCGCCGGCCAGAACAAGCTCAGCGTCGGCAACACCGTGACCATCGACAACACGGTCAATCCGGCCACGGCCGAGATGAAGATCGGGGGCTGACGCGATGAATTTCTCCGAAATCTTCATCCGTCGACCGGTGCTGTCGACGGTGGTCAGTCTCCTGATCCTCCTCATGGGGGCCCAGGGCATCGTCAACATGTCGATCCGCCAGTATCCGAAGATCGAGGAAACCGTGATCACGGTGAACACGATCTTCGTCGGCGCCAGCTCGGAGCTGATCCAGGGCTTCATCACGACGCCGATCGCCAAGGCCGTCGCCTCGGCCGAGGGCGTGGACTACGTCACCTCCAAGAGCTCGCTCGGCATGTCGACGGTCACCGTCAACATGAAGCTCAACACTGACCCGGACAAGGCGCTGACCGAGGTGATCTCCAAGGTGCAGCAGGTGCGCAGCCGGCTGCCGCAGGAGGCCGAGGATCCGGTGATCCAGAAGGGCACCGGCCAGTCCTTCGCCATCATGTATCTGACCGTGCTGTCGGACGTGATGTCGCCGCAGGAAATCACCGAGTTCACCTCGCGCGTGATCCAGCCGCAGCTCTCCATCGTCGAGGGCGTCGCCGACGCCCAGATCCTCGGCGAGCAGACCTTCTCGATGCGCATCTGGATCGATCCGATCCGGCTGGCCTCGCGCAATGTCACGGCTGCGGAGGTCCTGGCCGCCATCCAGCAGGCCAACTTCCTCTCCGCCCCGGGCAAGACCGAGAACGAATACGTCGCCTACCAGATCGAGACCAAGACGACGCTGCAGTCGCCGGAGGCCTTCGAGGCCCTGCCGGTGCGCTCGGACGGCACCGATGTGGTGCGCCTGCGCGACGTGGCGCGGGTGGAGCTGGGCTCCAAGAGCACCGACACGCGCGTGTCGTTCAACGGCCAGGGCGGCATCTTCCTCGGCATCATGCCGACGCCGTCCGCCAACCCGCTGGACACCGCCCAGGGCGTGCGCGACGCGCTGCCGAAGCTGCAGGAAAACCTGCCGCAGGGCATGACCGTGACCGTGGTCTATGACTCGACCGAGTTCATCAGCGCCTCGATCGAGGAAGTGTTCAAGACCATCGCCGAGGCGGTGGTGATCGTGATCCTGGTGATCCTTTTGTTCCTCGGCTCGTTCCGGGCGGTGCTGATCCCCATCGTCACCATCCCGCTGTCGCTTGTCGGCGTGTGCTTCTTCCTCTGGGGGCTCGACTACTCGCTCAACACGCTGACGCTGCTGGCCATGGTGCTGGCCATCGGTCTCGTGGTGGACGACGCGATCGTGGTGGTGGAGAACATCCACCGGCACCTGGAAGAGGGCAAGAAGCCGCTCGATGCCGCCATTGTCGGCATGCGCGAGATCTTCGGCCCGGTCGTGGCCATGACCATCACGCTCGGCGCGGTCTATGCGCCGATCGGCTTCGCCTCCGGCCTGACCGGCGCCCTGTTCCGCGAGTTCGCCTTCACGCTGGCCGGCGCGGTGTTCATCTCCGGCTTCGTGGCGGTGACGCTGTCACCGATGATGTCCGCGCGGCTCTTGTCGGCGGAACCGACCAGGTTCCAGCACTTCGTCGACAAGATCTTCACCGGCCTTGCCAACTGGTACGGCCGGCGGCTGGAGTCCTCGCTGCGCTACAAGCCGGCAACGCTCGTGCTGGTGCTGGGCCTGATGGGCACCACCGGCTACATGTTCATGCACACCAGCTCCGAGCTGGCGCCGGACGAGGACCAGGGCGCCCTGTTCTCGGTCGTCCAGGGCCCGGAATATGCCACCTCGGACTACACCCAGCTCTACACCGACCAGTTCTATGCCCTGACGGATGACGCGCCGGGCGTGGAGGCGCGGTTCCAGATCGTCGGCATGGGCGGCACCAACTCCGCCTTCGCGATCTGGGTGCTGAAGCCGTGGGACCAGCGCGACGTGACGCAGGACCAGGTGCAGCAGAAGGTGCAGGCGGGCCTCAACCGGTCGGCCGGCGTGGAAGCCTTCGTGTTCGCCCCGCCCTCGCTGCCGGGCTCCGGCGGCGGCCTGCCGGTGCAGTTCGTGCTGCAGACGACCGGCTCGGCCGAACAGGTCTACGAGGTGTCCGAGCAGATCCGCCAGAAGGCCATGGCCACCGGCCAGTTCATCGTGGTGCAGAACTCGGCCTCCTTCGACAAGCCGCGCACGACGGTGCTGATCGACCGCGATCGCGCCGCAGCCCTGGGCGTTCCCGTCTCGGCCATCGGCCAGACGCTGAACATCCTCGTCGGCGGGGCGTCGGTGTCCAAGTTCGACCGCGACGGTCGCGCCTACGACATCATCCCGCAGGTGGGCAAGGACTTCCGCATGAACCCGGAGCTGCTGGGCGAGCTTTATGTCCGCGCCAACGGCGGGGCCATGGTGCCGCTGTCCTCGGTGGTGCGGATCCAGACCGATGCGACCGCCACCTCGATCGACCAGTTCAACCAGCTGAACTCGGCCACCCTGTCGGCCCTGCCCATGCCGGGCGTGACGACGGGCACGGCGCTGGCGACGCTGCAACGGATCGCGGCCGAGGAGATGCCGGAAGGCTTCTTCGAGGACTATGCCGGCCAGTCGCGCCTCGAGGTCAAGGAAGGCAACACGATCCTCGTCGCCTTCGCCCTCGCCGTCGTCGTCATCTACCTGGTGCTGGCAGCCCAGTTCGAGAGCTTCCGCGATCCGTTCATCATCATGATGTCGGTGCCGCTGTCGATCTTCGGCGCCATCGTGCCGCTGTTCCTGGGGGCCGGATCGCTCAACATCTACACCCAGGTGGGCATGATCACGCTGGTCGGCCTCATCACCAAGCACGGCATCCTGATGGTCGAGTTCGCCAATGCGCAGCGCGAGCTGCACGGGCGGACCAAGGCACAGGCGATCGTGGAGGCCGCGCGCGAACGCCTGCGTCCGATCCTGATGACCACCGGCGCCATGGTGCTGGGCGTCATCCCGCTGGTGATTGCCGACGGCGCAGGCGCGGCCGCGCGCTACTCGATCGGTCTGGTGATCTGCACCGGCATGTCGGTGGGCACGCTGTTCACGCTGTTCGTGGTGCCGATGTTCTACATGTACATCGGCCACTCGGACCGCGCGCATGACGAGACCGGCACGCCGGCACCCGCGTCCGCCGACAGCGGGCACGCTGCCCGGGCGGCAACGCCGGCTGACGCCCCGGACGGCGCAGCAGGCGGCGTCCCGGCCAACGCCTGACCCGACCCGGCACCGCCGCCCGCCTGCCAGCGGGCGGCGGCGGCCGTTCCGGCGCAGGCGCCGCACGGCTGGCCGGCCAGCGCCCCGCGCCTCGCCCCCCTCACCCGACCGGAGCGCCATCCCGGATCGCCGCCACCGGATGCCCCGCCCGCCAACCCGCCGTGTAGCCCGATGCCCCGATACGAGTTCCGCATGCAGCGCGTCCATGTCGACGCCCCGCTCCGCCCGGCCGAGGCCGTGACCGCCAGCAAGGACCAGGCGAACTATCTCCTGAACGTGCTGCGACTGCAGGCCGGCGACGAGGTGCTGCTGTTCAACGGCCGGGACGGCGAATGGCGGGCGACGGTCGAGACCCCGACGCGCAAGACCTGTGCGCTGGTTCCCGCCGAACAGACCCGGCCGCAACCGGCGCCGAGCGACTTCGACTATCTCTTTGCCCCGCTGAAACACGCCCGGCTCGACTACATGGTGCAGAAGGCCGTGGAAATGGGCGCCTCGCGCCTGTCGCCGGTGATCACCCGCCATACCCAGGCGGCGCGGGTCAACACGGAGCGGATGGCGGCCAATGTCGTCGAGGCGGCCGAACAATGCGGCATCCTGCAGCTGGCCGAGGTGCGCGAGCCGCGGCCGCTGGCCGACGTCATCGCGGGCTGGAGCAGGGAGGCCCCGGACCGCCAGCTGATCTTCTGCGATGAAGGCGAGGCAAGCCAGAACCCGCTTGGCCCGCTCGAGGCCCTGAAGGCGGAGGGCGCACGGCCGCTGGCGCTGCTGATCGGACCGGAGGGCGGCTTCTCGGAGGAGGAGCGGGCCCTGCTGCGCCGCCAGCCCTTCGTGACGCCGATCCCGCTCGGACCGCGCGTGCTGAGGGCCGACACGGCCGCCGTCGCCGCCTTCGCCGTGGTGCAGGCGGTGCTTGGTGACTGGAGATGATCCGGCCGCGTGACCGGAGCAGGACGACGGACCGAGTGGACTGACCCGACTGACCCGACTGACCTGACTTGCCGCGCGGTGGATCGCGCAATTGTGAAACGAGATGTTTGTTCCTGGGGCGGGGCCCCGCTATTGTGCCGCCCCACCCCGTTGCCGGAGACGCCCCCATGGCCCGCGACACCATCGATTCGACGCCGATCACCAGCGTCAAGGAACTCGCCGCCCATCTGGCCTCGGGTTCCAAGCCCAAGGACCAGTTCCGCCTGGGCACCGAGCACGAGAAGTTCGCCTTCTACACGGCGGACCTGTCGCCGGTGCCCTATGCCGGCCCGCGCGGCATCGAAGCCCTGCTGAAAGGCATGGAAGGCCTTCTGGGCTGGGAGCCGATCTCCGACAAGGGCAACATCATCGGTCTGGCCGACCCGGTCGCGGGCGGCGCCATTTCGATTGAACCGGGCGGGCAGTTCGAGCTGTCCGGCGCCCCGCTCGACACCCTGCACCAGACCTGCCGCGAGACCAACGCGCATCTGGCGCAACTGAACCAGATCGCCGAACCGCTCGGCATCGGCTTCCTCGGTCTCGGTTTCACGCCGACCTGGAGCCGCGCCGAGGTGCCGGTGATGCCGAAGTCGCGCTATGCGATCATGAGCAGCTACATGCCGAAGGTCGGTACGCTTGGCCTCGACATGATGTACCGGACCTCGACGATCCAGGTGAACCTGGACTTCGCCGACGAGGCGGACATGGTGAAGAAGATGCGCGTGAGCCTGGCGCTGCAGCCGGTGGCCACCGCGATCTTCGCCAATTCGCCGTTCACCGAGGGCAAGCCGAACGGCTTCCAGTCCTTCCGCGCGGAAATCTGGAAGGACACGGACAACCAGCGCTCCGGCCCGATCCCCTTCGCCTTCCACCAGGACTTCGGCTTCGAGGCCTATGTGAACTGGGCGATCGACGTGCCGATGTATTTCGTCAAGCGCGGCGACACCTATTTCGAGGCCACCACCACCACCTTCCGCCAGTTCATGAACGGTGCGCTGAAGGACAAGCTGCCGGACGGCCTGCCGACCATCGGCGACTGGAACAACCACCTGTCGACGCTGTTCCCGGATGTGCGGCTGAAGAAGTACCTGGAGATGCGCGGTGCGGACGGCGGCCCCTGGCGCCGGATCTGCGCCCTGCCCGCCCTGTGGGTGGGCCTGCTCTATGACGAGGGCATCCTGGAAGACGCCTGGCAGATGGTGAAAGGCTGGAGCGAGGCCGAGCGGCTGGCCCTGCGCAACGACGTGCCGATCCACGGCCTGAAGACGCCGTTCCGCAGCGGGACCGTGCTGGATCTCGCCCGGGACATGGTGGCCCTGTCGCGCGAGGGCCTGAAGCGCCGCGCCCGGCTGAACGAGGCCGGCCAGGACGAGCGGCTGCACCTCGCCTCGCTGGAAGAGGCGCTGGCGCTCGGCCAGTCGCCGGCCGACCAGATGCTGGAGCGCTATTCCGGCGTCTGGCAGGGCGACATCCGCCAGGCCTATCGCGACTACGCCTACTGAGCGGAGCCCCTGACCGGAACCGCCGGGGAGAGACGGCCCGGCGGGAGCCTTTCCGGACGGCTTCCCGGATGGCGTTCCGGGAGGCCCTCGGGGCGGGCGTCCGTGCGGTGCAAAACGGGATTTGACCGCAGGGACGCGAAAGCCGATCATGCGGAGAGAGACGATTCCGGCGCGAGGCGGCATGAGCGACGCAAGCGGACTGTTCACTTCCCTTGATCCTGCCGGGGTGGTCGAGACCATGCGCCGGCAGTTCGGTCTGGGCGACGCCGACATCAGCCGGGCCATGGGCGCGCTGCTGCCGGCGGCCTTCGCCGGCCTGAAGCACATGACGGCAGCCCCGGACGCCATGCAGGGCTTCCTCGGCTTCCTGAAGGCGCAAGCCCCGCAAGGGGGCGCCGGCGATGCCTTCTCCTTTGGACAGGGACTTGCAGGCGCGCAGGGGCTTGCAGGCACGCAGGGTCTGGCAGGCGCACAGGGTCTGGCGGGAGGACTGGGCGCAGCGCCGACGGCCTGGTTCTTCGGACCCGCCCCGATGCAGCAGGCGATTGCCGATCAGGTGGCCAAGATCACCGGCGTGCAGCAGGATGCCGTCACCGCGCTGATGCCCGTGGCCGCCACCCTGGCCACCGCCCAGGTGGCGCGGCCCTATCTGCAGGGGCAGGCGCGTGACCTGTTCGATGCCTTCATGGCCGGATATGCGCGTGGCCGGCCGAAGCCGGCCCCGACGCCGGCGGGCATGATGGCGGGCTATACCGACGCGGTGCAATCATTCTGGACCCGCTTCCTCGGGCTGGACGACAAGGCGCCGCTGGCCCCGTTCTGGCAGACGGGGACCTCCGAGACCGCCGCCGCACGGCGGCCGGCGCCGCCCGCCCGCGAGCCGGCCCCAGAAAAGGCGCCCGAAAAGACACCCGAACGGGCCTCCGGTCTGGCTCCCGATCCGGCTGCCGAGGCCGCAGGGGCGACCGTTGCCGGACCCGCGGCAATCCTGAATGACTGGTTTGCCGCCAGCCGCGCCTTCCAGGAAACCCAGATCCGGGCCATCGAGAGCGTGTTCGACTCGATCGAGGGCAAGACGGCCTGAACGAAAGACAGCCTGAGGGACGGCGGCCCGGGACGGGCGCCGACCGGCGGCCGACCGGGCTCCCGAGACACGCCCCCGACGCAGCACAGGCTTGACCGACCACCCGGACCGGGCCACCTTGGCGCCGCCTCAAGAACCGGAATCGCACGCGTGGCCGACCCGACTCCTCCCTCGAATGTCGCCGAATACTCGGTCTCCGACATTTCCTTCTCGATCAAGCGCACGCTGGAAGACACTTTCGGCTATGTGCGCGTGCGCGGGGAGCTGGGCCGCATTTCGCGCCCGGGATCGGGCCACATCTATCTCGACCTGAAGGATGACCGCTCCGTGCTGGCGGCCGTGATCTGGAAGGGCTCGGTGTCGCGGCTGAAGATCCAGCCCGAACAGGGGCTTGAGGTGATCGCCACCGGCAAGGTGACGACCTTCCCCGGCCAGTCCAAGTACCAGATGGTGATCGATGCGCTGGAGCCGGCCGGTGCAGGCGCGCTGATGGCGCTGCTGGAAGAGCGCAAGCGCAAGCTCGCCGCCGAGGGGCTGTTTGCGCCTGAGCGCAAGCGGGCGCTGCCGGCGCTGCCGCGCGTGATCGGGGTCGTCACCTCGCCGACCGGCGCGGTGATCCGCGACATCCTGCATCGCCTGGCCGACCGGTTTCCGCTGCATGTGCTGGTGTGGCCGGTGCGCGTGCAGGGCGAGACCTGCGGCGCGGAAGTGGCCAACGGCATTCGCGGCTTCAACGCGCTGGCCCCGGGCGGCGCCATCCCGCGCCCGGACCTCATCATCGTGGCGCGCGGCGGCGGGAGCCTGGAAGACCTGTGGGGCTTCAACGACGAGCAGGTGGTGCGGGCGGCTGCGGACAGCGCCATTCCGCTGATCTCGGCGGTGGGCCACGAGACCGACTGGACGCTGATCGACCTGGCCGCCGACGTGCGCGCACCGACCCCGACGGGCGCGGCAGAAATCGCCGTGCCGGTGAAGGCGGAGCTGATGGCGGCCGTCGACGACCTGTCGCGGCGGCTGAACTCCGGCCTCGTCCGGCTGGTGAGCGCGCGGCGGACGGAACTGCGCGCGGCCGCCGCCGCCCTGCCCGCCGCCCGCGATCTGCTCGCGCTGCCGCGGCAGAAGCTCGATTTCATCGGCGGCAACCTGGAGCGCGGGCTGATCGTCAACACCCGGGCGCTCAGGACACGGCTGATCAAGGCCGAGACGCTGCTGACGCCGGCCATGCTGTCGCGGCGCACGCTGCAGGCACGGGACCGGCTGACCGGGCTCGGCGACCGGCAGAGCCGCGCCCTTGGCGTCGCCGTGCGGGCGCAGGCACAGAAGCTGGAGGGCATCAGCCGCCGCCTGACGCCGCAGCCGCTGACGCGCCAGATCGGGCTGGGCACAGAGCGGCTCGACAACCTGTTCGCCCGGCTGGTGCGCGCCGCACATCAGGCCAACCAGAACCGCCGCCGGCACCTGGAGGGGCAGGAAAAGCTGCTCAAGTCCCTGTCCTACAAGGATGTCCTGGCGCGTGGCTATGCGCTGGTGCGCGACGCCGAGGGCCAGCCGGTGCGCCGCCCGGACGATGCGCCGGCCGGATCACGGATCAGCATCGAGGTGGCGGACGGCCGCTTCGACGCGGTCGTGAGCGGCGGCGGCGCCCCGGCGCCAGAGGCATCCCCGGCGCCGGAGAGCGGTGCGACCGGCAGCGGCACGGCGGATCAGGCGCCGGCACGCAAGGCCAGCCGCCCGGCCCGCCCCCGCGCGGATGCGCCGGCCTCCGGCAACCAGGGGTCCCTGTTCTGACCCGGGCCGCCGCAAGGCAGCATCGGCCCAAGTATCGGCCGCAGTGTCGGCCGCAGTGTCGGCCCCAGTATCGACCCCAGTGTCGGTCCGGGCCGGCGCTCCGCCCTTTGGCCGATGGCCCCGTGACCTTGCGCGCAGTGGACGCGAGGGCAGGCTTTCGCTAAGCCCTAACCAGATGCGGTCTGTCCCGGACGACCGCATGACCCGGCAACCCTGGCAAGACCGAACAGGCGCGGAGGTCGACACGACGGTGCGACCGCTGCCGCCGATCGGGCGGAGAGCCCCATGCATTTCGACCTGACCGAGGAACAGCAGCTCATCGCCGACACGGCCCGGCGCCTGGCCGAGGACAAGATCGCGCCCCTGGCAGAGACGCTGGACCGGGGCGAGGGCCGGGAGGCCTTTCTCGCCAACCTGCGTCTGCTGGCCGACAACGGCTTCATGGGGCTGAACGTCAGGGCCGAGCATGGCGGGACGGAAGCCGGCACCGTGGCCTTCGCGCTGGCCATCGAGGCGCTGGCCCGCGCCTGTGCCTCGACCGCCGTCACCTGCTCCGTCTCCAACATGGTCGGCGAGGTCATCCAGGCCGTCGGCAGCGACGCCCAGCGCGCCGCCTACCTGCCCCGGCTCTGCGACGGCACCTTTGCCGCCGGCGGTTTCTGCCTGACAGAGGCCGGTGCGGGATCCGACCCGGCCGGCATGCGGACGCGGGCGGTCAAGGACGGCGACAGCTATGTCCTCAACGGGGCAAAGCTCTACATCACCTCGGCCGAATATGCCGGCGTGTTCGTGGTCTGGGCCGTCACCGATCCGGAGGCCCCGAAGGGCAAGGGCATTTCCTGCTTCCTCGTCGAGGCCGGCACGCCGGGCCTCGTCATCGGCAAGGCCGAGAAGAAGATGGGCCAGACCGGCTCGGCCACCAACGAGGTGCTGTTCCAGGACTGCCGGGTGCCGGCGAGCGCGCTGATGGGGCCGGAGAACAACGGCTTCCGCACCGCGGTCGGCGAGCTGGCGGGCGGGCGTATCGGCGTCGCGTCCCTGGCGCTCGGAATTGCCCGGGCCGCCATGGACGCGGCCAAGGCCTATGCCCGCGAGCGGGAGCAGTTCGGCCAGTCGCTGGCCGACATGCAGGGCATCCAGTGGATGATCGCCGACCGGGAAACCGAGCTGGAGGCGGCGCGTCTCCTGATCCTTCAGGCCGCCTGGGCGAAGGACCAGGGCCGGCCCTTCGGCAAGGAAGCCTCGATGGCCAAGCTCTTTGCCTCGGAGGCCGCCCAGAAGGCGACCTACACGGCGCTGCAGATCCATGGCGGGGCCGGCTACATCAAGGACTATCCGCTCGAGCGGCATGCCCGCGACGCGCGCATCACCACGATCTATGAGGGCACCAGCGAGATCCAGCGGCTGATCATCGCCCGCGAGGTGTTGAAGGCGGTGTGACACAGCAAAAAGCCCCGGCGCTTGCGCACCGGGGCTGAATGTCGGGCCGGATCGGCGGCCGAGGGCCGGATCAGGCGGCCTTGAGGTCCTTGAAGGACTTCTCGACCGCGTCCTTGACCGGCGAGGTCACGTCGGAGGTCAGCTTGGTGGCGAACTCCTGCATGTCCTTGGCCTGGGCGGTCAGCGCGTCGAACTGCTGACGGGCGAAGGTGGACTGCAGCTCGATGGCTTCCGCCACGGTCTTGACGGCCATCAGGTCCTTGAAGAAGGAGAAGGTGGCATCGGTGTTGGCCTTGGCCGCGTCGATGGCCTTCAGGTTGAACTCGACGACGCCCTGACGCGAGGTCTCGAAGGTGTCCTCGAGCAGGTCGGTGGCTTCTTCGGCGGCGTTCTTGACCTTGGCATAGGCGTCGCGCGCCTGCTCGATGCCCTTCTCGGTCATTTCACGAACCACGGCGGGAACTTCGATCTTCGGCATGACAAAAGCCTCAAATTCGGGGAACGGGGACACGGCCGAGGCCGTCTTGGTGGTCTTCGGGGCAACGCGCGGCTTCTGCGCGGCCTTCGGGGCCGGGGCTTCCGGCGAAATCTCAACGCTCATGTGTCATCTCCTGCTGGGGCCGGAGCCGATCACGTGGCAATCGTCCGGCATGGGGGACGTGTCCGGCCGTGCCGCCGTCCCACCGTCATCCGCAGGGTTAATATAGGCGAGGCCGTGTTGCGTTGCAACATTATTTTGCAGTGCACAATAAAAAGTAACGCAGGGTCATCGCGCAAAGCCGGGGCCAGACGCGTAAAATGCCTATACGTCAACGGCTTGTCCGGATGGCTGCAGAGCGGCGGGGCGCCGCGTGCCGGACCATCCGGTCCTGCCCATGTCACGGCGCACGGGCAGGACGATCCGCCGGGCCCCCCTCGCCCGGACCAAGGGGCCGAAGGGTCAGACGGCGCGGACGGAGAGGACGGTCAGTCCTTGACCGCGCGCGCGGCGTCCTGGGCAGCGCGGGTGGCCGAGTCGCTGATCTCGCGGGCCTGCTCGCCCAGCTGCTCCATCTGGCGGCGCAGATAGTCCTGCTGCAGCTTCATCATCTCGTCCATGTCCTTGGCGCGGACCATCTGCTGGGCGAAACGGAAGGCGGCATCGACATGCTCCTCGGCATAGCCGAGGGCCTTGCGGTTGATGTCGGCCGCACCGGACTGGACCGCAGAGGTCGAGCCCTCGACATTGGACACGGCCTTCTGGGTGACGGACATGAAGTCATCGAAGGCCTTGCGGGCCTGATCGACGCTCTTTTCCGCGAAATCGCGCATCTGCTCGGGTATCTCGAAACCGCTCTTGTCTGCAGCCATTCCCGCACTCCCCGTCCTGATGACCCTGCCCTGATGGCCCTGCCCTAATGACCCGGCCCAGATGACCCGGCCCTGGTGCCCCGCCCTGCGGCCCGCGCCAGACTGGCGGACGCAGGATGACCGGCGCATGACGCTCCGCTGCGGTCGTGCCATCGGCCGGGGCTCACCGGAAATTGGTACCATGGGCCTGCCGGGACAGCAATCGCCGCCGGCCGCCGGGATCCTGGCGCCGGGCTCCGGAAACGCCGTCGCAACCTGTTCCGGAACACCGGGCAAAACTGCCGGGTCGTTCAAAAAAACCCTTTCAGATTAACCACAAGGCAAGCCCGTGTCTGGCATGGCAGCGCCGAACGTGGACGCCTTCGGGCTTTGGCAGTATTAACTTGGTGTTTACCGGCCGGCGGGCTGCGGCTGCCGTCCGACCTGGCCTCTGCGCACGGGGGTGCGGCAGGACCGGACGAGACACCGGAGCGGCGGAGGGAACCCGATGGACCAGCACCTGACGACTTTCCTGGCGCTCAGCGCCCATGCCGACCTGGCGCCGCTGATCGCCGCAGACCGGCCAGCCTGGCTCTGGGCCGCCACCGGCGACCGGATCCTGTGGGCCAATGCCGCCGGCGCTGCCTTTTTCGACGCCCGCTCGCCACAGGACCTGGCCAGCCTGCCGGGCCTGGACCGCGCCCAGGCCCGACCGCATCTGGCCCGCATCGCCACGCAGGGCCCGACCGACAGGCCAAGCCTGGAACGGCTGCGCTTCTACAAGGGCCTCAAGGTGGTGCTGTTCACCTGCCAGTGCCGCCGCTTGCGGTTTGCCTCCGGCGACAGCGCAGCCCTGATCGTCGCGGGGGATGGCCCGGTGCGGGCCGAGCGGCCGGATGCCGACTTCCTGGCGCTGGTGGCCGCCGCCGCGCCGGACATGATCCTGGCGCTGAGCGACGGCAGGGGACAGGTGCTCGCCCGGGCCGGCGAAGGAGCGGCTGCCCTGCCGGCGCATGTGCCGCCCACCGACGAGGTTCTCACCCTCTCGGGCCGGCTGCATCCCCTCATCCGCCTGCCGCTGGGACAGGCGCGCGCCTTGCTGATCCTCGATGCGGACACCGGGCAGGACGGCGCCGCGCCGGCCGAAGGCGTGCAGGCCGCCGCCGTGGACGTCCCGCTGCGC encodes:
- the xseA gene encoding exodeoxyribonuclease VII large subunit is translated as MARVADPTPPSNVAEYSVSDISFSIKRTLEDTFGYVRVRGELGRISRPGSGHIYLDLKDDRSVLAAVIWKGSVSRLKIQPEQGLEVIATGKVTTFPGQSKYQMVIDALEPAGAGALMALLEERKRKLAAEGLFAPERKRALPALPRVIGVVTSPTGAVIRDILHRLADRFPLHVLVWPVRVQGETCGAEVANGIRGFNALAPGGAIPRPDLIIVARGGGSLEDLWGFNDEQVVRAAADSAIPLISAVGHETDWTLIDLAADVRAPTPTGAAEIAVPVKAELMAAVDDLSRRLNSGLVRLVSARRTELRAAAAALPAARDLLALPRQKLDFIGGNLERGLIVNTRALRTRLIKAETLLTPAMLSRRTLQARDRLTGLGDRQSRALGVAVRAQAQKLEGISRRLTPQPLTRQIGLGTERLDNLFARLVRAAHQANQNRRRHLEGQEKLLKSLSYKDVLARGYALVRDAEGQPVRRPDDAPAGSRISIEVADGRFDAVVSGGGAPAPEASPAPESGATGSGTADQAPARKASRPARPRADAPASGNQGSLF
- a CDS encoding acyl-CoA dehydrogenase family protein, whose product is MHFDLTEEQQLIADTARRLAEDKIAPLAETLDRGEGREAFLANLRLLADNGFMGLNVRAEHGGTEAGTVAFALAIEALARACASTAVTCSVSNMVGEVIQAVGSDAQRAAYLPRLCDGTFAAGGFCLTEAGAGSDPAGMRTRAVKDGDSYVLNGAKLYITSAEYAGVFVVWAVTDPEAPKGKGISCFLVEAGTPGLVIGKAEKKMGQTGSATNEVLFQDCRVPASALMGPENNGFRTAVGELAGGRIGVASLALGIARAAMDAAKAYAREREQFGQSLADMQGIQWMIADRETELEAARLLILQAAWAKDQGRPFGKEASMAKLFASEAAQKATYTALQIHGGAGYIKDYPLERHARDARITTIYEGTSEIQRLIIAREVLKAV
- a CDS encoding DUF937 domain-containing protein, giving the protein MSDASGLFTSLDPAGVVETMRRQFGLGDADISRAMGALLPAAFAGLKHMTAAPDAMQGFLGFLKAQAPQGGAGDAFSFGQGLAGAQGLAGTQGLAGAQGLAGGLGAAPTAWFFGPAPMQQAIADQVAKITGVQQDAVTALMPVAATLATAQVARPYLQGQARDLFDAFMAGYARGRPKPAPTPAGMMAGYTDAVQSFWTRFLGLDDKAPLAPFWQTGTSETAAARRPAPPAREPAPEKAPEKTPERASGLAPDPAAEAAGATVAGPAAILNDWFAASRAFQETQIRAIESVFDSIEGKTA
- a CDS encoding glutamate--cysteine ligase — protein: MARDTIDSTPITSVKELAAHLASGSKPKDQFRLGTEHEKFAFYTADLSPVPYAGPRGIEALLKGMEGLLGWEPISDKGNIIGLADPVAGGAISIEPGGQFELSGAPLDTLHQTCRETNAHLAQLNQIAEPLGIGFLGLGFTPTWSRAEVPVMPKSRYAIMSSYMPKVGTLGLDMMYRTSTIQVNLDFADEADMVKKMRVSLALQPVATAIFANSPFTEGKPNGFQSFRAEIWKDTDNQRSGPIPFAFHQDFGFEAYVNWAIDVPMYFVKRGDTYFEATTTTFRQFMNGALKDKLPDGLPTIGDWNNHLSTLFPDVRLKKYLEMRGADGGPWRRICALPALWVGLLYDEGILEDAWQMVKGWSEAERLALRNDVPIHGLKTPFRSGTVLDLARDMVALSREGLKRRARLNEAGQDERLHLASLEEALALGQSPADQMLERYSGVWQGDIRQAYRDYAY
- a CDS encoding 16S rRNA (uracil(1498)-N(3))-methyltransferase, with translation MPRYEFRMQRVHVDAPLRPAEAVTASKDQANYLLNVLRLQAGDEVLLFNGRDGEWRATVETPTRKTCALVPAEQTRPQPAPSDFDYLFAPLKHARLDYMVQKAVEMGASRLSPVITRHTQAARVNTERMAANVVEAAEQCGILQLAEVREPRPLADVIAGWSREAPDRQLIFCDEGEASQNPLGPLEALKAEGARPLALLIGPEGGFSEEERALLRRQPFVTPIPLGPRVLRADTAAVAAFAVVQAVLGDWR
- a CDS encoding efflux RND transporter permease subunit; the encoded protein is MNFSEIFIRRPVLSTVVSLLILLMGAQGIVNMSIRQYPKIEETVITVNTIFVGASSELIQGFITTPIAKAVASAEGVDYVTSKSSLGMSTVTVNMKLNTDPDKALTEVISKVQQVRSRLPQEAEDPVIQKGTGQSFAIMYLTVLSDVMSPQEITEFTSRVIQPQLSIVEGVADAQILGEQTFSMRIWIDPIRLASRNVTAAEVLAAIQQANFLSAPGKTENEYVAYQIETKTTLQSPEAFEALPVRSDGTDVVRLRDVARVELGSKSTDTRVSFNGQGGIFLGIMPTPSANPLDTAQGVRDALPKLQENLPQGMTVTVVYDSTEFISASIEEVFKTIAEAVVIVILVILLFLGSFRAVLIPIVTIPLSLVGVCFFLWGLDYSLNTLTLLAMVLAIGLVVDDAIVVVENIHRHLEEGKKPLDAAIVGMREIFGPVVAMTITLGAVYAPIGFASGLTGALFREFAFTLAGAVFISGFVAVTLSPMMSARLLSAEPTRFQHFVDKIFTGLANWYGRRLESSLRYKPATLVLVLGLMGTTGYMFMHTSSELAPDEDQGALFSVVQGPEYATSDYTQLYTDQFYALTDDAPGVEARFQIVGMGGTNSAFAIWVLKPWDQRDVTQDQVQQKVQAGLNRSAGVEAFVFAPPSLPGSGGGLPVQFVLQTTGSAEQVYEVSEQIRQKAMATGQFIVVQNSASFDKPRTTVLIDRDRAAALGVPVSAIGQTLNILVGGASVSKFDRDGRAYDIIPQVGKDFRMNPELLGELYVRANGGAMVPLSSVVRIQTDATATSIDQFNQLNSATLSALPMPGVTTGTALATLQRIAAEEMPEGFFEDYAGQSRLEVKEGNTILVAFALAVVVIYLVLAAQFESFRDPFIIMMSVPLSIFGAIVPLFLGAGSLNIYTQVGMITLVGLITKHGILMVEFANAQRELHGRTKAQAIVEAARERLRPILMTTGAMVLGVIPLVIADGAGAAARYSIGLVICTGMSVGTLFTLFVVPMFYMYIGHSDRAHDETGTPAPASADSGHAARAATPADAPDGAAGGVPANA